A genome region from Arachis duranensis cultivar V14167 chromosome 8, aradu.V14167.gnm2.J7QH, whole genome shotgun sequence includes the following:
- the LOC107462877 gene encoding uncharacterized protein LOC107462877 gives MATQTMSETAQKIVTPETLRYAAKQSERCLVVPLRLRRAIKKYLREQEDPHMKRKVLRLSQSFNTIKNVNLQLTTTTSKEIVEDPLKSFEQSKRWKIKSSYGDIGLSYRDDETVAYVASRMPAVYSACYRVLKEVRKRLPGFSPAKVLDFGAGTGSAFWALQEVWPKSMQKVNLIEPSQSMQRAGRSLIQGLKNLPLIHSYDSIQALSKSIGKSERGHDLVIASYVLGEIPSLQDRITIVRQLWDLTQDVLVLIEPGTPHGSNIIAQMRSHILWMEERRHRKSSLKNEAACKDLMTQKAGAFVVAPCPHDGTCPLVKSGKYCHFVQRMERTSSQRAYKRSKGEPLRGFEDEKFSFVAFRRGQRPREPWPLDDIKLETLKEQHDKRNPEDLEINYEDWLKMQEADDTPHEVVNGITCDSDAAETDKDDGDEDEEYKEAEEETDSADLGGGWGRIIFMPVRRGRQVTMMTYGHFEASIMCAVFNSLWFISWSFGLSIGI, from the exons ATGGCTACCCAGACAATGTCTGAAACTGCCCAGAAAATTGTCACTCCTGAAACCCTCCGCTATGCGGCCAAACAATCTGAACGTTGCCTTGTTGTCCCTCTTCGTCTTCGCCGTGCCATTAAGAAATACCTTCGAG AGCAGGAGGATCCACATATGAAGAGGAAAGTGTTGAGATTATCTCAATCTTTCAATACTATCAAGAATGTTAACCTGCAGCTGACCACCACTACATCAAAGGAGATAGTTGAAGACCCTTTAAAGTCTTTCGAACAATCAAAGCGTTGGAAGATCAAGAGTTCTTATGGCGACATCGGTCTGTCATACAGGGATGATGAGACAGTTGCATATGTCGCTTCTCGCATGCCTGCTGTTTATTCAGCTTGTTACAGAGTACTTAAGGAG GTTCGTAAAAGGCTTCCTGGTTTCTCCCCAGCCAAGGTATTAGATTTTGGTGCTGGGACAGGTTCAGCTTTCTG GGCACTGCAAGAAGTCTGGCCAAAATCTATGCAAAAAGTTAATCTAATAGAACCATCGCAGTCAATGCAGCGTGCAGGTCGAAGTCTTATACAAG GTCTCAAGAATTTGCCACTTATTCATAGTTATGATAGCATTCAAGCACTTTCCAAAAGTATTGGGAAATCAGAGAGAGGGCATGACCTTGTGATTGCT TCTTATGTGCTTGGAGAGATCCCATCACTACAAGATCGAATTACCATAGTTCGCCAGCTTTGGGATCTAACACAGGATGTTCTG gttttgattgaacctggaacaCCTCATGGATCCAATATTATTGCTCAAATGAGATCTCACATATTATGGATGGAAGAAAGA AGACACCGTAAATCGAGTCTTAAAAATGAAGCTGCTTGTAAAGATTTGATGACTCAGAAAGCTGGGGCTTTTGTGGTTGCTCCT TGTCCTCATGATGGGACTTGTCCGCTGGTAAAATCTGGAAAATATTGTCATTTTGTTCAGCGGATGGAAAGGACGTCCTCACAGCGTGCTTACAAG CGTTCAAAGGGTGAGCCTTTACGCGGCTTTGAAGATGAAAAATTTTCCTTTGTTGCTTTCAGACGAGGACAAAGACCAAG GGAACCTTGGCCCCTCGATGATATAAAACTCGAGACTCTCAAGGAGCAGCATGATAAAAGAAATCCAGAGGACCTTGAGATTAATTATG AGGATTGGTTGAAAATGCAAGAAGCTGATGATACCCCTCATGAAGTAGTGAATGGGATAACTTGTGATTCTGATGCTGCGGAAACTGACAAGGATGATGGTGATGAAGACGAAGAGTACAAGGAAGCAGAGGAAGAAACAGATAGTGCTGATCTTGGAGGCGGTTGGGGCAGAATTATATTTATGCCTGTGAGGAGGGGTAGACAAGTGACAATGATGACCTATGGCCATTTTGAAGCAAGCATTATGTGTGCTGTGTTCAATTCTCTTTGGTTCATTTCTTGGAGTTTTGGCCTTTCAATTGGAATATAG